GACGGACGACCAGCCGGTCGCTTCGAGCGGCGGGAACCGCGAGTGCAGCTCCATGACCAAGGCGATGTTGACCAGGCCGGCGACCGCCCCGGCCCCGATCCCGCCGGCCAAGGCCGGCGGCAGCCGGACGCTGGTCATTGTGCTCGACTGTGTGGTCCCGGATGCCATGCCCCGATCCCGTCTTCCCGTGGTCCCTGCTTGGGCGTCCGCCGCATCTATCCCTGTCGGGCGTGGTGGACCGGCGGTGCCGGCCCACCACCCGTATGATGTTCGGTCTACGAAGCCGGCGGATTGAAGCGCGCGATGGCGAAGGCCGCGCCCTGGCCGTCCCGGCAGACCGCAAAGCGGCCGACGTTGGGGATGTCGGTCGGCGGCTGCATCAGCGTCCCCCCGAGCTGCGTGACCTTCGCGGCGGCCGCGTCACAATCAGCGACGCCGAAGTAGGTGAGCCAGTTCGGCGGCACATCCTTGAGGCGCGGCGGTCTCGCCATCATGCCCGCGATCATGGTGGTGCCCGATTTGAAAATCGTATAACTGCTGTCCTCGCTCACGTCGACCACGTCAGACGTCCAACCGAATGTCGCCCGGTAGAACCGGCCGGCCGCGTCGACGTCAGGCGACAACAGTTCATTCCAGGATATCGCCCCTTCTTCGCTCACGACCCCTGCGCCCTTGTGGTCCCTTGCCTGCCAGATCGCGAGGCGCGCGCCCGTGGGATCCGCGATCGCGGCGCTCCGGCCGACGGTCAGCACGTCGTCCGGACCCATCAGGACCTTGCCGCCGTTCTGCGAGGCTTTTGCGGCGACCTCGTCCGCGTTGAGCACGTTGACAAAGGGCATCCAGTGCGCCGGGACCCCCCGCGCCTGCATCTGCTCCAGGGCAAAGAGCCCTGCCGCGTAGTGGTCCCCTAACCTACACATGGTGTACGTCATGCCCTGGCCGGCAGGCATGTCGTCAAACTGCCACCCGAACAGGCTTCCGTAGAATCGCTTCGCCGCGGCGGGATCGGTCGTGCCGAGGTTCACCCAGGAAAACTCGCCGTGCGCGTACTCCGTT
This region of bacterium genomic DNA includes:
- a CDS encoding VOC family protein encodes the protein MTTRTEYAHGEFSWVNLGTTDPAAAKRFYGSLFGWQFDDMPAGQGMTYTMCRLGDHYAAGLFALEQMQARGVPAHWMPFVNVLNADEVAAKASQNGGKVLMGPDDVLTVGRSAAIADPTGARLAIWQARDHKGAGVVSEEGAISWNELLSPDVDAAGRFYRATFGWTSDVVDVSEDSSYTIFKSGTTMIAGMMARPPRLKDVPPNWLTYFGVADCDAAAAKVTQLGGTLMQPPTDIPNVGRFAVCRDGQGAAFAIARFNPPAS